A genomic window from Mesorhizobium sp. 131-2-1 includes:
- a CDS encoding sigma-54-dependent transcriptional regulator, with protein sequence MTGSILIVDDDPVQRRLLEAAVTKFGHAAIVTDGGEAGLGALDGPNAREVSVVILDLVMPGLDGIGVLKAMRERGIHVPVIVQTAQGGIETVVSAMRHGAFDFVVKPASPDRLQTAISNALKVEAVEDEMKRTSRRRGGHLTFKDLITHSPAMDRVIRLGQKAAASNIPILIEGESGVGKELVARAIQGSGDRRSKPFITVNCGAIPDNLVESILFGHEKGSFTGATEKHTGKFVEAHSGTLFLDEIGDLPLDVQVKLLRAVQDGEVDPVGGRSTVRVDIRLISATHRNLLQQVKDGRFREDLFYRLNVYPIFVPPLRDRRDDIPYLVRHFMEKVAPADPRRRLQGISARALAMLQAYDWPGNIRQLENAVFRASVLAEGEMLTEEEFPQIRAQIEGTVNLDAEVATSAPSQPLGNGSGEALAAAGEPGSATAEPDPPAILQPRFGTLRALDERGNVRALAEVELEMIKLAIDHYNGQMSEVARRLGIGRSTLYRKLKEYGIDPESGRIERLAS encoded by the coding sequence ATGACAGGTTCCATACTCATAGTCGATGACGATCCCGTGCAGCGCAGGCTGCTCGAGGCGGCGGTAACGAAATTCGGCCACGCGGCGATCGTGACCGATGGCGGCGAGGCGGGGCTTGGCGCTCTCGACGGGCCCAATGCGCGCGAGGTATCGGTGGTGATCCTCGACCTCGTCATGCCGGGGCTCGACGGCATCGGCGTCCTGAAGGCGATGCGCGAGCGCGGCATCCATGTTCCGGTCATCGTGCAGACCGCGCAGGGCGGCATCGAGACCGTGGTTTCGGCGATGCGCCATGGCGCCTTCGATTTCGTCGTCAAGCCGGCCTCGCCCGACCGGCTGCAAACCGCGATCTCCAACGCGCTGAAGGTCGAGGCGGTCGAGGACGAGATGAAGCGCACGTCGCGGCGGCGCGGCGGCCATCTGACCTTCAAGGACCTGATCACGCACAGCCCGGCGATGGACCGGGTGATCCGGCTCGGCCAGAAGGCGGCGGCATCCAACATCCCGATCCTGATCGAGGGCGAATCGGGCGTCGGCAAGGAGCTGGTGGCGCGCGCCATCCAGGGCAGCGGCGACCGCCGCTCGAAGCCGTTCATCACCGTCAATTGCGGCGCCATTCCCGACAATCTCGTCGAATCGATCCTGTTCGGCCACGAGAAAGGCTCCTTCACCGGCGCCACCGAAAAGCATACCGGCAAGTTCGTCGAGGCGCATTCGGGCACGCTGTTCCTCGATGAGATCGGCGACCTGCCGCTCGACGTGCAGGTCAAGCTCCTGCGCGCCGTCCAGGACGGCGAGGTCGACCCGGTCGGCGGACGCTCGACCGTCAGGGTCGACATCAGGCTGATCTCGGCGACGCACCGCAATCTCCTGCAGCAGGTCAAGGACGGACGATTCCGCGAGGACCTGTTCTACCGGCTCAACGTCTATCCGATCTTCGTGCCGCCGCTGCGCGACCGCCGCGACGACATCCCCTATCTGGTCAGGCACTTCATGGAGAAGGTGGCGCCGGCCGATCCGCGGCGCCGTCTGCAGGGCATCTCGGCGAGGGCGCTCGCCATGCTGCAGGCCTATGACTGGCCGGGTAACATCAGGCAACTGGAGAACGCCGTTTTCAGGGCCTCGGTGCTCGCCGAGGGCGAAATGCTGACGGAAGAGGAGTTTCCGCAGATCCGCGCGCAGATCGAAGGCACGGTCAATCTCGATGCCGAGGTCGCAACCTCCGCTCCCAGCCAGCCGCTCGGCAATGGGTCGGGAGAGGCTCTAGCCGCGGCCGGCGAGCCGGGGTCGGCCACCGCCGAGCCCGATCCTCCTGCCATATTGCAGCCACGTTTCGGGACGCTCAGGGCGCTTGACGAGCGCGGCAACGTGCGTGCGCTGGCCGAGGTCGAACTGGAGATGATCAAGCTGGCCATCGACCACTATAACGGCCAGATGAGCGAGGTCGCGCGCCGTCTCGGCATCGGCCGCTCGACGCTCTACAGGAAGCTCAAGGAATACGGCATCGACCCGGAAAGCGGCCGCATCGAGCGCCTCGCCTCCTGA